In the bacterium genome, CTCGCCGTCGAGCTTGATGTAGTTCAAACCGTGCTTCGACGCCTCGACCTCGAGAGGATCCTCCTCGGCCCGGTCGCGCAATTCTTTGAAATCAGGATGACGGAAGAGCGCGCTGTCGTCGAACGACATCTTGGCGTCCAGCGCCATCACGTCGCCGGCGCCGGTCACCAGGAGTGGGTTGATCTCGACCAGCGAAGCATCGCTCGCCAGGTAGGCCTTGACGAGCGCGCTGACCAGCTTGGCAGCCTGCTTGGCGGTGCCACCGGCGAGACCCAGGCGCCGCGCCACCCGGCGCGCCTGAAACGGCTGGATGCCGAGGTGCGGGTCGATGAGCTGGCGCACGATCGCCTCCGGCGTTTTCTCGGCGACCTCCTCGATGTCCATGCCTCCCGCGGCCGAGGCCATCACCAGAGGACAGCCGCTCTCGCGGTCCAAGAGAACACTCAAGTAGAGCTCCTGAGCGATGTCCACGGCCTCTTCAATCAGCAGGCGCCGGACCTTCTGCCCCTCGGGACCGGTCTGTTTGGTGACCAGTTGCATGCCCAGAATCTGGCCCGCCATCTCTTCTGCTTCCGCCGGTGAGGCGGCCAGCTTGACGCCTCCGCCTTTGCCGCGACCGCCGGCGTGGATCTGAGCCTTGACTACGCACTTGCCATCGAACTCCGCACAGAGCTTGCCGGCCTCGGCCGGGTCCTCGGTCATCTTGCCTCGGGGCGTCGCCACGCCGTACCGACGCAGGATCTCCTTGGCCTGATACTCGTGAATCTTCAAATTGTTCTCCGGTGGTTTTCGTTGCGACGCGAGAGCCGCGAACGCCTCTCGGGGGCGGCAGCTTATCATCGGGGACACGGCTTCTTGGTGTTCCGACACGGAGGTCGACCGCTGCACCATCCTCGGCTGAAGGAGCACCGAGTGGGCCTCGAAGGGAGCCTCTCTATCTACTGATGGCCCCCGAAGAGGCAGCACCGGCGGCCTCTATCGGTAGCGTGAACAAGGAGTTGTGAGCGACGCCAAGACGGTCGACACGGAGGTCGACCGCTACAACCGCATCGTCCCACGGACACCCGCAGCCCAAGGTCGAGACCCTTCGCCTCGCTCGAGGGCAAGCGGAGCCCTATCGCTATTGAGACTCTGGCGGTCAGGGAAGCCGCAGCACGAGCACTGTCAGGTCGTCGTCGCGCGGCCCGGGACCGGTGAACTCGTCGAGATCCGCGAGCACGCCCCGGCGAAGCTCTTGAACCGAGCCACCGGCATGCCTCTTCAGGCTCCGCTCCAGCCTCTCGAATCCGAACAGCTCATCGGTCGCGCGATCTCGAGCCTCGACCACACCGTCGCTGAACATGAACAGGTAGTCGCCAGCTTCCAGATTGGCCGAGCGCACCCGCACGTCGATCTCGTCGCGCACACCCAGAGGATAGGACACCGACTCGAGTGCTTGGACTTCGTTTCGACTCGAGATCCGGTATGGGAAGAGATGGCCGGCGCTGGCAAAGAACATCTCGCGCTTCGCCGGATCCACCAAGGCATAGCAGAGGGTGGTCAGCAGTCGCTTGCGGGCGCTCTGATAGACCATGCGATTCAACGTCGAGAACACCGCCTCGACCTCAGGGTTGAACGTCACCTGCACCGAAAGAGCCGATTTGGCCATCGACATCACCAGGCCGCTCGAGACTCCGTGGCCGGCGACGTCTCCTACCGCCACCGCCAGGCGGCCATCTTCCAGAGCCAGAACATCGTAGAAATCGCCCCCGACCTCCGTCGCGGGAAGATAGCTGTGGGTCATCTCCACACCGTTCAGCTGCGGGGGCAGCTCGGGAAGGATCGACGTCTGGATTCTGCGAGCGGTCTCGAGCTCCACCTTTTGGCGCTCGCGGTCGGCGATTCGGCGCACGTGCGGCGGTACGTCCTCGTAGCGGTAGAGAAACTCCCGCCCGCTCCATAGGTGGCGCACGCTCACGATGAGCGGAGCCGACACCGCCAGCAGCGCCAGCGAAGCTTGGAACTGCATCGCCGGATCGGCGACGCCAAGAAAAGGTCCGGCCCCGAGAA is a window encoding:
- the sucC gene encoding succinate--CoA ligase subunit beta (catalyzes the interconversion of succinyl-CoA and succinate) produces the protein MKIHEYQAKEILRRYGVATPRGKMTEDPAEAGKLCAEFDGKCVVKAQIHAGGRGKGGGVKLAASPAEAEEMAGQILGMQLVTKQTGPEGQKVRRLLIEEAVDIAQELYLSVLLDRESGCPLVMASAAGGMDIEEVAEKTPEAIVRQLIDPHLGIQPFQARRVARRLGLAGGTAKQAAKLVSALVKAYLASDASLVEINPLLVTGAGDVMALDAKMSFDDSALFRHPDFKELRDRAEEDPLEVEASKHGLNYIKLDGE